The genome window GCTTTAAAATGAGTGGTGTTGGATAGAAAGTTTGAAGAGAAAAGAAAGGTATGTAATGAAAAAGTCTGTGTTCATCGGTGTAATTTTGTTGACTTTAGGATTAGGTTTGAGTGTAGTTGAAGCTGCAAAAGAAATAGAAATTAAATTTCAGCTTTCCAAGAAAGATGAAGCATTGTTTGTTGTATGGCTGGAGTGTAACAACGAGTTGTATGAACAGCAAAAGCAGATTGAAAATTATTTAAACAATCCAGATGAATCGTTCTTTGAAGAGAGTAAATACGGGTATATTGATGCATTGACTGCACTGCGTGTACGAGAAACTGATTCTGGCTCATGGTTGTGTATGAAAAAGGGCAATGTTGATCCAGTTACAGGACACACTCTTTCAAAAGATGAGCATGAAACATTGATTGAAGATCCCCAAGAAACGATTTTGATTTTTGAAAAGCTTGGCTATACCGAAAAAATTCTTGTCAAAAAAGATCGCCAAATCTACAAATACAGTGACTTTGAGGTGATAATTGACGATGTTGAGGGATTAGGCAGGTTTTTTGAGGTTGAGCTTAAGAATGGCTGTCAAGATGCGGCTGAGGGGCTTGCCAAAATTAAATTATTTCTTAAGTCTGTAGGGCTCAAGTCAATTAAGCAGTTTGAGCGTAGTTACATACATATGTTTAAAAACCCAGGCTACGACTTTAGTCACGAAGTTATTTTGTAGGACTCAATTGTTTGACTACTGTTTTGAGAGAGCCTGTAAGCGCTTAATTCTTTTTGCTACTGCCGGATGCCTTCTGAATGTTGAAAAAAGCAGACTTGTTTTCATGAACCAAGAACTCAGTCGTGAAGAAAAAGAAGCATTGCTTGGTGCTTTGCACATGGTGTTTATTTCAGAGGTAATATTTTTGGTAATATTGCTCATAACATGGTGAACGTTTGGCAGGTTAAGATCATCAAAGCATTGCAAAGAGAATCTATCAGCTCGGTACTCTAAATGCCTGAAGTAAGCTGCAAGTAGGATATGTTTGAGAGAGAAATAAGTGAGCACTCCTGCAGGGATTATAAGGATTCGAGGCTCTAGGAAGCCTGTCACCAGAAAGAATCGTGCAACTGCATAAAAGAGTGAGAAGCGGGCGGTCATGTCAAGCATGAGCGTGGGGTAATGTGTCTTGGCAAGTATTTGGAAGCGGTTGTCGTGTAGGTGTCCAACTTCGTGAGCAAGTATTCAGTTAAACTGTTGTACAAGTGCTGAATGGTTTGGCGCGGAGACTTTCAGGATTGTTTCCCTCATAAATTGCGCACCAATGATGATGCGTGTAGCTCCGTTGACCATGAGCTGCGCTTCAGCTTGATGGTTTTGGATTCCCGCAAAGATAATGAAGATGTCCGGTTTTGCTGTGCATGAGAGTGAGGCAAGGTGTTGCTTCATAATACCATCGAGCAGATTATAAAGCGTGGTATGCATTGTTGACCAATTTTGTATGAGATGTTTTTCAAGTTCGTTAAGTTCATGCGCTGCTTGTATGAGCGTCTCAATATCAAAAATTGCTTGCACTTGTGGTGATTTATTGCTTGTTTGCATTTTATTATGTTCCCCCAATGAACAAAAGTATTGTTTTGCATAAAGTCTGAACTGTCAGGCTATCATAATCATTTGGGAGCGCAACTGGTAGGTATGTCCTTTTTGTGAGTATGTGGCAAATGTTTAGCAGGTTTAATTTGAAAATGGTTGTGAAGAAATGAGGGCCACAAAAAAAGTGGCCCTTCATCTTATTGATTACTGTTCTTGAATAATTCGGTTTTTACTTTTCTAAAAGTAGGCTTAATTTTCACCATCACGTTTTCTTTTTTTAGAAAGATCCGGGTTAGGTTTGATGGGACTGATATTAGGAACGGGTATTCTC of Campylobacterota bacterium contains these proteins:
- the cyaB gene encoding class IV adenylate cyclase, yielding MKKSVFIGVILLTLGLGLSVVEAAKEIEIKFQLSKKDEALFVVWLECNNELYEQQKQIENYLNNPDESFFEESKYGYIDALTALRVRETDSGSWLCMKKGNVDPVTGHTLSKDEHETLIEDPQETILIFEKLGYTEKILVKKDRQIYKYSDFEVIIDDVEGLGRFFEVELKNGCQDAAEGLAKIKLFLKSVGLKSIKQFERSYIHMFKNPGYDFSHEVIL
- a CDS encoding M48 family metalloprotease, with product MLAHEVGHLHDNRFQILAKTHYPTLMLDMTARFSLFYAVARFFLVTGFLEPRILIIPAGVLTYFSLKHILLAAYFRHLEYRADRFSLQCFDDLNLPNVHHVMSNITKNITSEINTMCKAPSNASFSSRLSSWFMKTSLLFSTFRRHPAVAKRIKRLQALSKQ